AGACGTCCAGGGTCGGTCCCTGCTGCAGCAGCCGTCCCTCGTGCAGCACGGCCACGTGGCCGCCCAGTTGCAGCGCTTCCAGCGGTTCCGTGGTGGCATACACGACCGTCGTGCTGCCGCTGGAAAACAGTTCCGTCAATTCGCGGCGCAATTCCTCGCGCAGTTTGTAGTCGAGGTTGACCAGGGGCTCGTCGAGCAGCAGCAACGATGCATCCTTGATCAGCGCGCGTCCCAGCGCCGTGCGCTGCTGCTGCCCGCCCGACAATTCTCCGGGCGTGCGCTGCAGGTAGGGCGTGATGTGCAGGCGCTCGGCCAGCGCCAGCACTTTCGCGCGGATCTGCTCTTCGGGCACCTTGCGCAAACGCAAGGGCGAAGCGATATTGTCGTAGACGGTAAAGGCCGGATAGTTGATGAATTGCTGGTACACCATGGCCAGGTTACGTTTGCTGACGGGCACGCCCGTCACGTCGACGCCGTCGGCAGTCACGGTGCCCCCGCTGGGCTTGTCCAGCCCCGCCATCACGCGCATCAGGGTCGTCTTGCCGGCACGCGTGGTGCCCAGCAAGACGTTGATGGCGCCCGGCACCAATGCCAGCGACATCGGATATAAAAAATCGTCAGCCCCCTGCTTCCTGCTGATCTTGTCCAGTACCAGTTGCACGCGCTTCTCCTCCAGTGATGGTTTCTTATTCTTCGCCGCGCCCTCTGCGGGGTGCGGTCGCCAACGTGTGCTGCCTACGACGACAACGGGTGCTGCAACAGCCAGGCGTCGAGCGTGTCCGCCGTTTCGCGCGGCAGGTGCAGGCCCAGCTTGGAGCGCCGCCACAGCATGTCGGCCGCGCTGACGGCCCATTCGTGGCGCCGCAAATAGTCCACTTCCGCCGCGTACAGGCCGGCGGCGACTTCCTCGCCCATGGCCGCCACATCCGTCCGCCCGGCGAGCAGCACGTGGATGCGCGTGCCGTAGGCGCGTGCATAGCGCGCCACCAGCGCCGCCGGAAGCCACGCATAGTCGCGCTGCAAGCCTTGCACGAACTGGCCGAACTCGCGCACGGACCGGTTCTGCGGCGTACTGCCGAACACATCGCCGCCGGGCAGGCAGGCGTTGGCCGTCCAGGCCGGCCGCGCACTGCCCGGCACCGGCGCCAACAACGGCGCGAGCACATCGAGCGCTTCCTCGGCCAGCTTGCGGAACGTGGTGATCTTGCCGCCGAAAATACTGAGCAGCGGCGCGCCTTCCCGGTCCAGCTCGAAGCGGTAATCGCGCGTGACGGCCTTGGCATCGGCCGCCGCGTCTTCCACCAGCGGGCGCACGCCGGCATACGTCCACACCACGTCGGCCGGCACGATGGGCTTGCTGAAATAGTAACTGGAAAGCTCGCACAAGTAACGAATTTCCTCGTCGTCGATTTCCACCTTGCCGCTGTCGCCGTGGTAGTCGAGATCGGTGGTGCCGATCAGGGTGAAATCGTGCTCATACGGAATGGCAAACACGATGCGCCCGTCCGGATGCTGGAAGATATACGCGTGATCGTGCTCGAACAATCGCTTGACGACGATGTGGCTGCCCTTGATCAGGCGCAAATGCCGGCCCTGTCCGCCCGGCGCCGCCTGCTGCAGAAATTCGGCCGTCCACGGCCCGGCCGCATTGACGACGCTGCGCGCACGCACGGACAGCTCACGTCCGTCGCCTTGCAGCAGGGTCGCCAGCCAGGAGGCGTCCGCACCCGCGCCGTCGCGCCGCAGGGCCGTGCAGCGCGTCTGCGTAAGGATCGTCGCCCCCTTGTCCGCCGCGTCGATGGCGTTCAAGACCACCAGCCGCGCATCGTCGACCCAGCCGTCGGAATACACGAAGCCCCGCTTGAATTCGGGTTTTAACGGTTTGCCGGCCGCGTGGCGCGTCAGGTCGATGCCCTGCGAGCCAGGCAGGATTTCCCGCTTCGCCAGCATGTCGTACAGAAACAGGCCGGCGCGTATCAGCCAGGCCGGGCGCTGGCCCTGGGCGTGCGGCATGACGAAGCGCAAGGGCCACATGATGTGCGGCGCCGAGCGCAGCAGCACTTCGCGCTCGATCAGCGCCTTGCGCACGAGGCCGAATTCATAGTATTCGAGGTAGCGCAGGCCGCCGTGTATCAGCTTGGTGGAAGCGGACGAGGTGTGGGAAGCGAGGTCGTCCTTTTCGCACAGCACCACGGACAAGCCCCGCCCGGCCGCGTCGCGCGCGATGCCGGCGCCATTGATGCCGCCGCCCACCACCAGCACGTCGCATGCCATCGTTGTCTCCACACCTTGCTGTGCTGCCGCCATCGGGACTCCGTGTCTGTCAGGGAAAGGCCGGCGAGGAAAGACTAGGCATCGCCGGCGACTGTCGTTAAGATCAATACAGCTGTAATTCGAATGCAATATGGATAAGATACGCCAGATTGCGAATCGATAGCAACATATTTTTATCACTATTTGTTCGTTTTTGTTCGTTTGTGTTTTTTAAAGAGACAAGCCCATGATTTTGAATCCCCGCCAGCGCCGCTTGCTCGAAGTGGTGCGCCAGAAGGTCACCATGTCCGTCGAGGAGCTGGCGCAGCAGCTGGACGTGACGCCGCAGACCGTGCGCCGCGACGTCAAGCAGATGGAAGAAGCGCGCCTGCTGGCCCGCTACCACGGCGGAGTCGGCTTGCCCTCGTCCGTGGAAAACATCGATTACAGCCAGCGGCAAGTGTTCAACAGCGACGCCAAGCGGCGCATCGCCGCCGCCGTCGCCGCGCAGGTGCCGCACGGCTGTTCGCTCTTGATCAATATCGGCACGACGACCGAGGAAGTGGCGCGCGCGCTGAGCCGCCATACGGGCTTGCACGTGGTGACGAACAACCTCAACGTGGCCGCCATCCTGGCCGACAAC
This window of the Janthinobacterium agaricidamnosum genome carries:
- a CDS encoding ABC transporter ATP-binding protein, translated to MQLVLDKISRKQGADDFLYPMSLALVPGAINVLLGTTRAGKTTLMRVMAGLDKPSGGTVTADGVDVTGVPVSKRNLAMVYQQFINYPAFTVYDNIASPLRLRKVPEEQIRAKVLALAERLHITPYLQRTPGELSGGQQQRTALGRALIKDASLLLLDEPLVNLDYKLREELRRELTELFSSGSTTVVYATTEPLEALQLGGHVAVLHEGRLLQQGPTLDVFNAPNSIDVARTFSDPPINLIPARVSADGVAQAADGLAIHLSGAQRARLGERRDVILGVRAHSLHLSPQSEGDVAIAATVDLAEISGSETYVHARRGELALVAQLGGVHNLEIGSACTVYCQPHALLIFADDGGLLFAPVQGGV
- the glpD gene encoding glycerol-3-phosphate dehydrogenase, giving the protein MACDVLVVGGGINGAGIARDAAGRGLSVVLCEKDDLASHTSSASTKLIHGGLRYLEYYEFGLVRKALIEREVLLRSAPHIMWPLRFVMPHAQGQRPAWLIRAGLFLYDMLAKREILPGSQGIDLTRHAAGKPLKPEFKRGFVYSDGWVDDARLVVLNAIDAADKGATILTQTRCTALRRDGAGADASWLATLLQGDGRELSVRARSVVNAAGPWTAEFLQQAAPGGQGRHLRLIKGSHIVVKRLFEHDHAYIFQHPDGRIVFAIPYEHDFTLIGTTDLDYHGDSGKVEIDDEEIRYLCELSSYYFSKPIVPADVVWTYAGVRPLVEDAAADAKAVTRDYRFELDREGAPLLSIFGGKITTFRKLAEEALDVLAPLLAPVPGSARPAWTANACLPGGDVFGSTPQNRSVREFGQFVQGLQRDYAWLPAALVARYARAYGTRIHVLLAGRTDVAAMGEEVAAGLYAAEVDYLRRHEWAVSAADMLWRRSKLGLHLPRETADTLDAWLLQHPLSS
- a CDS encoding DeoR/GlpR family DNA-binding transcription regulator: MILNPRQRRLLEVVRQKVTMSVEELAQQLDVTPQTVRRDVKQMEEARLLARYHGGVGLPSSVENIDYSQRQVFNSDAKRRIAAAVAAQVPHGCSLLINIGTTTEEVARALSRHTGLHVVTNNLNVAAILADNAACEVIVAGGVVRGRDRGIVGEATIDFIRQFKVDIGIIGISSIDEDGSLRDFDAREVKVAQAIIEQSREVWLVADQHKFGRKALVRLADLAQVDILFTDAPPPPRFAEVLRDANVKVHVAA